One stretch of Toxoplasma gondii ME49 chromosome XI, whole genome shotgun sequence DNA includes these proteins:
- a CDS encoding hypothetical protein (encoded by transcript TGME49_315310~Signal peptide predicted by SignalP 2.0 HMM (probability 0.777) with cleavage site probability 0.432 at residue 32) — protein sequence MTIRVRFSPPPGGCPATAWLFYFLLSFLRCQALLSPLSSVLFSDLTRNSWLSHSSSPLPKPAAAGPSVADSLSAKGRHATSAEFLQRLALLNQQERYHLLGSRKRILGALLNIRPNKGLTDSRSDRVAPERNPDGVFHGTFLSGSCPGKSPIRKSFASWHPRPLSSGFFSSFVRPRTPWITRLSLNNFGGRRWSPWNPTRQRHWVPGFLGLDLIKIFGRLADVSTVGSVIASPVSSPATAAPLILGVYENVVDLARSRKEELFHPSGESTKERTRVADDLVSTDDYCGSTGQTEGDSVRNQRKRKRCPEMRDSDRLPGDGTGSDGATNDKEPATTVQWETNWDWDAWLMKEREKWLSGTYQSLLIKKNALVKGRRRSTALSGKKKWEELFDRTLTLETKGQVDGTDPGKNSCAPGLKQGGIARSSKDGNEEGLVARQEKVSGAGAQFQCCGFLHPQTSVSLRPVSGEGLKGTLSRDSQHVIGEGLNRQAFEESLLKSKFIWPLQPNNGAALRSIQYIPARRVRNTAEGHQDDTDGGSGENTGESTRTRGARRHQRKKISTYERVNQLLQASPVSSDAIDCVWRALTRVVTGPFGEVLPPRVSLSCPELEALNDTQGVTSGRLLYRGDFLRSIWEWAPADGLVDWESFLFFLDEVPSDGVEPLFN from the exons ATGACGATTCGGgtccgtttttctcccccACCAGGAGGGTGTCCGGCTACCGCGTGGTTGTTTTATTtccttttgtctttcttgaGGTGTCAGGCTCTTTTGTCTCCACTATcctctgtcttgttctctgaCCTAACCAGGAACAGCTGGCTGTCTcactcctcgtctcctttgcCTAAGCCTGCGGCTGCAGGCCCTTCCGTTGccgactctctctctgcaaaaGGTCGACATGCAACCTCTGCAGAGTTCCTGCAGCGCTTAGCTTTGCTCAACCAGCAGGAAAGATATCATCTGCTTGGGTCAAGAAAACGTATTCTCGGTGCTTTGCTAAATATCCGTCCAAATAAAGGGCTAACTGACAGTCGTTCGGACCGCGTGGCTCCTGAGAGGAATCCTGATGGCGTTTTTCACGGGACTTTTCTTTCTGGCTCATGCCCCGGGAAGTCTCCCATCAGGAAGTCTTTTGCGTCGTGGCATCCAAGACCACTCTCCTCTGGATTCTTCAGTTCGTTTGTACGGCCGAGAACACCGTGGATAACTAGGCTGTCCTTAAACAATTTTGGCGGGCGACGATGGTCGCCTTGGAATCcaacaagacagagacactggGTTCCGGGTTTCCTCGGTTTGGATCTGATCAAG ATCTTTGGCAGACTGGCGGACGTCTCAACCGTGGGCAGCGTCATtgcgtctcctgtgtcttctccggCGACAGCGGCTCCGTTGATTTTGGGAGTGTACGAGAATGTCGTGGACCTAGCGCGGAGTCGGAAAGAGGAATTGTTTCATCCGAGCGGGGAATCAAccaaagagagaacgcgtGTTGCCGATGACCTTGTCTCTACCGACGATTACTGTGGTTCAACGGGGCAGACCGAAGGCGACTCCGTGAGAAaccagagaaagagaaaacgctgtCCAGAGATGCGAGACTCCGACAGGCTTCCGGGCGATGGGACTGGAAGCGATGGCGCAACGAACGACAAGGAGCCTGCCACGACGGTGCAGTGGGAGACGAACTGGGACTGGGATGCGTGGCTgatgaaggagagagaaaagtggCTCTCTGGGACCTATCAGTCTCTTCTGATTAAAAAGAATGCGTTAGTGAAGGGCCGAAGAAGGAGCACGGCACTCAGTGGCAAGAAAAAGTGGGAAGAGCTTTTTGACAGGACCCTCACTCTCGAGACAAAGGGGCAGGTAGATGGTACGGACCCTGGGAAAAACAGCTGCGCTCCGGGGTTGAAACAAGGCGGCATCGCAAGGTCATCCAAGGACGGGAACGAAGAGGGTTTAGTGGCTAGACAAGAGAAGGTGTCGGGCGCAGGCGCGCAGTTCCAGTGTTGCGGATTCCTTCATCCACAGACCTCTGTGAGTCTCAGGCCTGTCTCTGGTGAGGGGTTGAAAGGAACGCTGAGTCGTGACAGTCAGCATGTAATCGGGGAAGGACTAAATCGACAGGCCTTCGAGGAGAGCCTCCTGAAGTCAAAGTTCATATGGCCTCTCCAACCGAACAATGGCGCTGCTCTGCGCTCCATACAGTACATACCAG CGCGGCGGGTTCGCAACACTGCAGAAGGACACCAAGATGACACCGATGGGGGGAGTGGGGAGAACACGGGAGAATCAACGAGAACTCGGGGGGCGCGCCGACatcagaggaagaagatatCGACATACGAGAGAGTCAACCAGCTGTTGCAGGCGAGCCCGGTGTCTTCCGATGCCATTG ATTGCGTATGGCGCGCCCTGACTCGTGTGGTTACTGGACCGTTTGGCGAAGTTCTGCctcctcgagtgtctctgtcttgccCGGAGCTCGAAGCTCTCAATGATACGCAAGGAGTGACTTCTGGCCGGTTGCTCTACCGCGGCGACTTCCTCCGATCGATCTGGGAATGGGCTCCCGCAGATG GGCTCGTCGACTGGGAGTCTTTCCTATTTTTCTTAGACGAGGTTCCATCTGACGGCGTTGAACCACTGTTCAACTGA